Proteins from one Salvelinus sp. IW2-2015 linkage group LG9, ASM291031v2, whole genome shotgun sequence genomic window:
- the LOC111968751 gene encoding zinc finger FYVE domain-containing protein 1, translating to MSGHGSSEKEINTSLICQESYACGGSEEAAFECDECRSLQCVRCEQELHSQEGLQNHERVAIGPWHVPYCDNCRGGKERPVNGRRHRSVVRCQNCKVNLCQPCRKSTHNGGNKKKHPLTAYPPPPKPAELNSTPPPKPAEINSTPPPKPAELNSTPPPKPAEINSTPPPKPVEPKPVEVKLTPPPKPAEINLSLLVDEAEVQKAKLLEKVCSFLLVDANEEMQVKDDGVFVKKLNCKPDKLIKVVSIFGNTGEGKSHTLNHTFFIGREVFKTSPTQESCTVGVWAAFDPIHKVVVIDTEGLLGNSSNQGQRTRLLLKVLAISDLIIYRTHADRLHDDLFKFLCDASDAYLKHFTKELKATTARCGLDVPLSTLGPAVVIFHETVHTKLLGSDNSSESVDRLLLERFRKLGRFPEAFSSIQYRGTRTCSPPTDFGVLQRTLEQLLDNNATRSPRSPVVIFKALQALSERFNGEISDELIAHNCFFPDEYFTCSCLCLSCGSGCKNSMNHLGEGVCHEAKHRCRYSPQYDNRIYTCKACYEGGKEVVVVPKTSASSDSPWLGLARYAWSGYVIECPNCGVIYRSRQYWYGNQDPVDTVVRTEIQHIWPGADGFLKDNSNAAQRLLDGVNFMAQSVSELSVKPAKAVTSWLTDQIAPTYWKPNSLILTCLKCQEVFQDNDTKHHCRACGEGFCDTCSSKATPVPEKGWGLAPVRVCDTCYEQRATHTELLHAEVEDEEGGNLARKVGEAVSNTLGAVVTAIDIPLGLVKDAARPTYWVPDQDILSCHNCQCSFTAKLSKHHCRACGQGVCDECSLERRPVPSRGWDHPVRVCANCNQKPGDL from the exons ATGAGTGGTCATGGTTCATCAGAAAAGGAAATTAACACCAGTCTAATTTGTCAAGAGAGCTATGCTTGTGGTGGCTCAGAAGAGGCTGCTTTTGAATGTGATGAATGTAGAAGCTTGCAGTGTGTTCGCTGTGAGCAGGAACTCCATAGTCAAGAGGGCCTGCAGAACCATGAACGGGTAGCGATAGGCCCATGGCATGTACCCTACTGTGACAACTgcagaggagggaaggaaaggcCAGTGAATGGCCGCCGCCACAGGTCTGTCGTCCGCTGCCAGAACTGCAAAGTCAACTTGTGCCAACCGTGTCGGAAAAGCACCCACAATGGAGGTAACAAGAAGAAGCACCCACTCACTGCCTATCCTCCTCCACCCAAACCTGCAGAGCTCAACTCAACCCCTCCACCCAAACCTGCAGAGATCAACTCAACCCCTCCACCAAAACCTGCAGAGCTCAACTCAACCCCTCCACCCAAACCTGCAGAGATCAACTCTACCCCTCCACCAAAACCTGTTGAACCAAAACCTGTTGAAGTCAAATTAACCCCTCCACCCAAACCTGCAGAGATCAATTTAAGCTTATTGGTAGATGAGGCAGAAGTCCAGAAGGCAAAACTTCTGGAGAAAGTCTGCAGTTTTCTTCTGGTTGATGCGAATGAGGAGATGCAG gtAAAGGACGATGGCGTGTTTGTGAAGAAATTGAACTGCAAGCCTGACAAGCTGATCAAGGTGGTGTCCATCTTTGGCAACACAGGAGAGGGCAAATCCCACACTCTGAACCACACTTTCTTCATAGGCAGGGAGGTGTTCAAGACCTCCCCCACACAGGAGTCCTGCACAGTGGGGGTGTGGGCGGCATTCGACCCCATCCACAAGGTGGTGGTCATTGACACAGAGGGCCTGCTGGGCAACAGCTCCAACCAGGGCCAAAGAACACGTCTTCTTCTCAAGGTGCTAGCTATCTCCGACCTCATAATCTACCGTACCCATGCTGACCGCCTCCATGACGACCTCTTCAAGTTTCTGTGCGATGCGTCAGACGCCTACCTGAAGCATTTTACCAAGGAGCTGAAGGCCACTACGGCCCGCTGTGGCCTTGACGTGCCTCTGTCCACCCTGGGTCCGGCCGTCGTCATCTTCCATGAGACCGTCCACACCAAGCTGCTGGGCTCAG ACAACTCATCAGAGTCTGTAGATCGGTTGCTACTTGAGCGGTTCAGGAAGCTAGGCCGTTTCCCAGAGGCATTCAGCTCCATCCAGTACCGAGGCACGCGTACCTGCAGCCCCCCAACAGACTTTGGTGTCCTGCAGCGCACCCTGGAGCAGCTGCTGGACAACAACGCCACCCGCTCCCCTCGCTCCCCAGTCGTCATCTTCAAAGCCTTGCAG GCCCTGAGTGAGCGCTTCAATGGGGAGATCTCTGATGAGCTCATAGCCCACAATTGCTTCTTCCCCGATGAGTACTTCACCTGCTCCTGCCTCTGCCTCAGTTGCGG CTCTGGCTGCAAGAACAGCATGAACCACCTTGGGGAGGGGGTGTGTCATGAGGCCAAACACCGCTGCCGTTACTCACCCCAATACGACAATCGCATCTACACCTGTAAG GCCTGTTACGAAGGGGGAAAGGAAGTGGTGGTGGTTCCCAAGACCTCTGCGTCCTCAGACTCTCCTTGGCTGGGCCTTGCTAGATACGCTTGGTCAGG GTACGTGATTGAATGTCCAAACTGTGGGGTGATCTATCGGAGCCGGCAGTACTGGTATGGGAACCAGGACCCAGTGGATACGGTGGTCCGCACTGAAATCCAGCATATATGGCCTGGG GCAGATGGATTCCTGAAGGACAATAGCAATGCAGCACAGCGTCTGCTGGATGGTGTTAACTTCATGGCCCAGTCTGTGTCAGAGCTCAGTGTGAAGCCTGCCAAGGCTGTCACCTCCTGGCTAACGGATCAGATCGCCCCGACCTACTGGAAACCCAACTCCCTCATCCTG ACATGCCTTAAGTGCCAAGAGGTATTCCAAGACAACGATACCAAGCATCACTGCCGTGCCTGTGGGGAAGGGTTCTGTGACACATGCTCGTCCAAAGCCACACCTGTCCCAGAGAAAGGCTGGGGTCTGGCCCCCGTGAGAGTCTGTGACACCTGTTATGAGCAGAGGGCCACACATACAG AGCTGTTGCATGCAGAGGTTGAAGATGAGGAAGGTGGAAACCTAGCCAGGAAGGTTGGAGAAGCAGTGTCAAACACACTGGGCGCCGTGGTTACTGCTATTGACATCCCACTGG GTCTGGTCAAGGATGCTGCGCGTCCCACCTACTGGGTGCCTGACCAGGATATTCTCTCTTGCCACAACTGCCAGTGCAGCTTCACTGCCAAGTTGTCCAAGCACCACTGTCGCGCCTGCGGGCAAGGCGTGTGTGACGAGTGCTCGCTGGAGCGTCGGCCGGTCCCGTCGCGGGGCTGGGACCACCCCGTCCGTGTTTGTGCTAACTGCAACCAGAAACCTGGAGACCTTTAA